Proteins co-encoded in one Cucurbita pepo subsp. pepo cultivar mu-cu-16 chromosome LG15, ASM280686v2, whole genome shotgun sequence genomic window:
- the LOC111811713 gene encoding zinc finger protein CONSTANS-LIKE 9-like, with protein MGYMCDFCGQQRSFVYCRSDAAALCLSCDRNVHSANALSRRHSRTLLCDRCHSQAAFVRCPEENISLCQNCDYMGHSSSASISSRKRQPINCYSDCPTAAELSSIWSFVLDLPSGSDACEQELGLMSIAENSAVNAWGPDDKAGQNASGVDETNEFSSGDKSIWFGSSSAPQYLSKPHIMDQPITPGASSPKLHYPGTKGPDFDIDDDLYESLNMDEDLNIENYEELFGVSLSYSEELLENGGIDSLFRIKSLAAAKSGCAGATDAKGPSGLANNMIQPASSNAASADSVMSAKTDPILCYNNKQEHSSRSFSGMTGESSAGEHQDCGASSMLLMGEPPWCSMATESSFQSSNRSDAVMRYKEKKKARKFEKKVRYASRKVRADTRRRVKGRFVKAGEAYDYDPMSQTRSY; from the exons ATGGGTTATATGTGTGATTTCTGTGGGCAACAAAGGTCGTTTGTTTACTGTCGATCCGATGCTGCAGCTTTGTGCTTATCTTGTGACCGTAATGTTCATTCTGCTAACGCCTTGTCGAGGCGACACTCAAGAACGTTGTTATGTGATCGCTGTCATTCACAAGCAGCATTTGTAAGATGTCCTGAAGAGAATATTTCACTTTGTCAAAACTGTGATTACATGGGGCATAGCTCATCCGCCTCCATTTCATCTCGAAAGAGGCAACCAATCAATTGTTACTCGGACTGCCCGACAGCTGCGGAGCTCTCATCTATCTGGTCATTTGTTCTGGATCTCCCTTCTGGAAGCGATGCTTGCGAGCAAGAATTAGGATTGATGAGCATTGCCGAAAATAGTGCAGTAAACGCCTGGGGCCCTGATGATAAAGCTGGTCAAAATGCATCTGGTGTCGATGAAACCAACGAATTCTCGAGTGGGGATAAATCGATTTGGTTCGGGTCCTCTTCAGCGCCTCAATATTTATCCAAGCCTCACATTATGGACCAACCAATTACTCCAGGTGCATCTTCACCCAAG TTGCACTATCCCGGAACAAAAGGTCCTGATTTCGACATTGACGATGACCTCTACGAGAGTTTGAATATGGATGAAGATTTGAATATTGAAAACTATGAAGAACTATTTGGTGTATCCCTCAGTTATTCTGAAGAATTGTTAGAGAATGGTGGTATTGATAGCTTGTTTAGGATCAAAAGCTTAGCTGCTGCTAAATCTGGTTGCGCTGGTGCGACTGATGCAAAG GGGCCGTCAGGTTTAGCTAATAATATGATACAGCCTGCAAGCAGTAATGCAGCATCAGCAGATTCTGTGATGAGTGCGAAGACTGACCCGATTCTTTGTTATAACAATAAGCAAGAGCATTCCAGTCGATCGTTTTCTGGCATGACTGGAGAGAGTAGTGCAGGCGAACATCAAGACTGTGGAGCTTCATCAATGCTTCTGATGGGAGAGCCTCCATGGTGTTCTATGGCTACAGAGAGTTCGTTCCAATCATCGAATCGTAGTGATGCTGTAATGCGCtacaaggaaaagaagaaagctcgAAA GTTTGAAAAGAAGGTGAGGTATGCCTCTCGCAAAGTGCGGGCCGATACTCGAAGACGGGTCAAGGGGCGCTTTGTTAAAGCTGGAGAAGCTTATGACTATGATCCGATGAGTCAAACCAGAAGCTACTGA